Proteins encoded by one window of Cervus canadensis isolate Bull #8, Minnesota chromosome 18, ASM1932006v1, whole genome shotgun sequence:
- the CNOT3 gene encoding CCR4-NOT transcription complex subunit 3 isoform X2 has protein sequence MADKRKLQGEIDRCLKKVSEGVEQFEDIWQKLHNAANANQKEKYEADLKKEIKKLQRLRDQIKTWVASNEIKDKRQLIDNRKLIETQMERFKVVERETKTKAYSKEGLGLAQKVDPAQKEKEEVGQWLTNTIDTLNMQVDQFESEVESLSVQTRKKKGDKDKQDRIEGLKRHIEKHRYHVRMLETILRMLDNDSILVDAIRKIKDDVEYYVDSSQDPDFEENEFLYDDLDLEDIPQALVATSPPSHSHMEDEIFNQSSSTPTSTTSSSPIPPSPANCTTENSEDDKKRGRSTDSEVSQSPAKNGSKPVHSSQHPQSPAVPPSYPPGPPPAASALSAAPGSNGAPAAAAPTSALGAKASPAPSHSAGTPAPYAQAVAPPAPSGPSSAQPRPPSAQPGVGGGGGGGGGNSGGGGGAGKQNGATSYSSVVADSPAEAALNSTGGGSAGGQALGPPPGPHNPPPSTTKEPSATAPAGAGGVAPGSGNNAGGPSLLVPLPVNPPSSPTPSFSEAKAAGSLLNGPPQFSAAPEIKAPEPLSSLKSMAERAAISSGIEDPVPTLHLTERDILLSSSAAPPASAQPPLQLSEVSIPLSLGVCPLGPVPLTKEQLYQQAMEEAAWHHMPHPSDSERIRQYLPRNPCPTPPYHHQMPPPHSDTVEFYQRLSTETLFFIFYYLEGTKAQYLAAKALKKQSWRFHTKYMMWFQRHEEPKTITDEFEQGTYIYFDYEKWGQRKKEGFTFEYRYLEDRDLQ, from the exons ATGGCGGACAAGCGCAAACTCCAAG GTGAGATTGACCGCTGCCTCAAGAAGGTGTCTGAGGGCGTGGAGCAATTTGAAGATATTTGGCAGAAG CTCCACAATGCAGCCAACGCGAACCAGAAAGAAAAGTATGAGGCTGATCTAAAGAAGGAGATTAAGAAGCTTCAA CGGCTGAGGGACCAGATCAAGACATGGGTAGCGTCCAACGAGATCAAGGACAAGAGGCAGCTCATAGACAACCGCAAGCTCATTGAGACG CAAATGGAACGGTTCAAAGTCGTGGAGCGAGAGACCAAGACCAAGGCCTACAGCAAGGAGGGCCTGGGCCTGGCGCAGAAGGTGGACCCTgcccagaaggagaaggaggaggtcgGCCAGTGGCTCACG AACACCATCGACACCCTGAACATGCAGGTGGACCAGTTTGAGAGCGAAGTGGAGTCCCTGTCGGTGCAGACGCGCAAGAAGAAGGGCGACAAGGAT AAGCAGGACCGGATTGAGGGCCTGAAGCGGCACATCGAGAAACACCGCTACCACGTGCGGATGCTGGAGACCATCCTGCGCATGCTGGACAACGACTCCATCCTGGTGGACGCCATCCGCAAGATCAAGGACGACGTCGAGTACTACGTGGACTCCTCCCAGGACCCTGACTTCGAGGAGAACGAGTTCCTCTACGACGACCTGGACCTCGAGGACATTC CACAGGCGCTGGTCGCCACCTCCCCCCCCAGCCACAGCCACATGGAGGACGAGATCTTCAACCAGTCCAGCAGCACGCCCACCTCGACGACCTCcagctcccccatcccacccagccCGGCCAACTGCACCACG GAAAACTCGGAAGACGACAAGAAGAGGGGGCGCTCGACGGACAGTGAAGTCAGCCAG TCTCCAGCCAAAAACGGCTCCAAGCCCGTCCACAGCAGCCAGCACCCTCAGTCCCCGGCTGTGCCGCCCAGCTACCCGCCCGGCCCCCCACCCGCCGCCTCTGCCCTGAGCGCTGCCCCTGGCAGCAACGGCGCCCCGGCTGCAGCCGCCCCCACGAGCGCCCTGGGCGCCAAGGCCAGCCCGGCGCCCAGCCACAGCGCGGGCACCCCCGCCCCCTACGCCCAGGCTGTGGCGCCGCCAGCCCCCAGCGGGCCCAGCAGCGCCCAGCCCCGGCCCCCCAGCGCCCAGCCTGGGGTGGGAGGCGGCGGCGGAGGTGGTGGGGGCAACAGCGGCGGAGGCGGAGGCGCTGGCAAGCAGAACGGCGCCACCA GTTATAGCTCGGTGGTGGCGGACAGCCCGGCGGAGGCGGCGCTCAACAGCACAGGGGGCGGCAGCGCAGGTGGCCAGGCCCTGGGCCCCCCGCCCGGCCCCCACAACCCGCCTCCCAGCACCAC GAAGGAACCCAGCGCCACAGCCCCAGCCGGTGCCGGGGGCGTGGCCCCAGGCTCAGGGAACAACGCGGGGGGACCCAGCCTCCTGGTGCCGCTCCCTGTGAACCCCCCCAGCTCCCCGACACCCAGCTTCAGTGAGGCCAAGGCAGCTGGCAGCCTGCTGAACGGGCCTCCGCAGTTCAGCGCCGCACCCGAGATCAAG GCCCCCGAGCCCCTGAGCTCCCTGAAGTCCATGGCGGAGCGTGCGGCCATCAGCTCTGGCATCGAGGACCCCGTGCCCACGCTGCACCTGACCGAGCGAG ACATCCTCCTGAGCAGCAGCGCGGCGCCCCCGGCCTCGGCCCAGCCCCCCCTGCAGCTGTCGGAGGTGAGCATCCCGCTGTCGCTGGGCGTGTGCCCGCTGGGCCCGGTGCCTCTCACCAAGGAGCAGCTGTACCAGCAGGCCATGGAGGAGGCTGCCTGGCACCACATGCCCCACCCCTCGGACTCGGAACGCATCCG GCAGTACCTGCCCCGGAACCCCTGCCCGACGCCCCCCTACCACCACCAGATGCCACCCCCACACTCAGACACCGTGGAGTTCTATCAGCGCCTGTCCACTGAGACGCTCTTCTTCATCTTCTACTATCTGGAG GGCACGAAGGCGCAGTACCTGGCGGCCAAGGCCCTGAAGAAGCAGTCCTGGCGGTTCCACACCAAGTACATGATGTGGTTCCAGAGGCACGAGGAGCCCAAGACCATCAcggatgagtttgagcag GGCACCTACATCTACTTTGACTACGAGAAGTGGGGCCAGCGGAAGAAGGAAGGCTTCACCTTTGAGTACCGCTACCTGGAGGACCGGGACCTCCAGTGA
- the LOC122421166 gene encoding basic proline-rich protein-like — MAGAAPPPPRGPGARSPPGGARPPHARLPPPRPSAAPGGPPATPAPRGVRVGPPWGVRVRGARPSPRRYWLLAGRMEAPLAAGARPLGAQAGNAHLCVEEACQRA; from the exons ATGGCCGGCgcggcgcccccgcccccgcgcgGCCCTGGCGCTCGCAGTCCGCCGGGCGGTGCGCGGCCCCCGCACGCCCGCCTCCCTCCTCCACGCCCCTCAGCCGCGCCCGGGGGTCCTCCCGCGACCCCGGCCCCGCGCGGCGTCCGCGTCGGGCCCCCGTGGGGTGTGAGGGTGCGAGGTGCCCGCCCCTCTCCGCGTCGGTATTGGCTCCTCGCTGGAAGGATGGAGGCGCCCCTGGCCGCAGGTGCCCGCCCTCTCGGGGCTCAg GCTGGAAATGCCCATCTCTGCGTAGAGGAGGCTTGTCAGAGGGCTTAG
- the LENG1 gene encoding leukocyte receptor cluster member 1, which produces MNILPKKSWHVRNKDNVARVRRDEARAREEEKERERRALLAQQEARTEFLRKKARHQNSLPALEAAEAGAPGSSGPVDLFRELLEEGKGVTRGNKEYEEEKRQEKERQEKALGILTYLGQSAAEAQTQPPWYQLPPRRGSDPSGPGPDEKIKSRLDPLREMQKHLGKKRKHSGDSGGHSTKEKKGLERQRPKEPPSLEQLRADRLRREAAERARAEALLARVGGAAALEEQPEEMDERRRRYNSQFNPQLARRPRLQDPPAAP; this is translated from the exons ATGAATATTTTACCCAAGAAGAGCTGGCACGTCCGGAACAAGGACAATGTCGCCCGCGTGCGGCGTGACGAGGCCCGAGCccgggaggaggagaaagagcgTGAGCGGAGGGCGCTGCTCGCTCAGCAGGAG GCCCGCACAGAATTCCTACGGAAGAAAGCTAGGCATCAGAACTCACTTCCTGCACTTGAAGCAGCAGAAGCGGGAGCCCCAGGCAGTTCTGGCCCTGTGGATCTGTTTCGGGAGCTGCTGGAAGAAGGGAAAGGGGTGACGAGAGGCAATAAAGAGTACGAGGAAGAGAAGCGACAGGAGAAG gagaggcaagagaaagCCCTGGGCATCCTGACATACCTGGGCCAGAGTGCAGCGGAAGCCCAGACTCAGCCCCCATGGTACCAGCTGCCCCCAAGGCGGGGCAGCGACCCCTCTGGTCCAGGACCCGATGAGAAGATCAAGAGCCGTCTGGACCCGCTGCGGGAGATGCAGAAGCACTtggggaagaagagaaagcaCAGCGGAGACAGCGGCGGTCACAGCACCAAGGAAAAGAAGGGGCTCGAGAGACAGCGACCCAAAGA GCCTCCGTCCCTGGAGCAGCTCCGAGCGGACCGACTGCGGCGGGAAGCGGCTGAGAGGGCGCGGGCGGAGGCCTTGCTGGCCCGGGTGGGCGGCGCAGCGGCCCTGGAGGAGCAGCCGGAAGAGATGGACGAGCGGCGGAGGCGGTACAACTCGCAGTTCAACCCCCAGCTGGCCCGGCGCCCCCGCCTGCAGGACCCACCAGCAGCTCCCTGA
- the CNOT3 gene encoding CCR4-NOT transcription complex subunit 3 isoform X1, whose product MADKRKLQGEIDRCLKKVSEGVEQFEDIWQKLHNAANANQKEKYEADLKKEIKKLQRLRDQIKTWVASNEIKDKRQLIDNRKLIETQMERFKVVERETKTKAYSKEGLGLAQKVDPAQKEKEEVGQWLTNTIDTLNMQVDQFESEVESLSVQTRKKKGDKDQKQDRIEGLKRHIEKHRYHVRMLETILRMLDNDSILVDAIRKIKDDVEYYVDSSQDPDFEENEFLYDDLDLEDIPQALVATSPPSHSHMEDEIFNQSSSTPTSTTSSSPIPPSPANCTTENSEDDKKRGRSTDSEVSQSPAKNGSKPVHSSQHPQSPAVPPSYPPGPPPAASALSAAPGSNGAPAAAAPTSALGAKASPAPSHSAGTPAPYAQAVAPPAPSGPSSAQPRPPSAQPGVGGGGGGGGGNSGGGGGAGKQNGATSYSSVVADSPAEAALNSTGGGSAGGQALGPPPGPHNPPPSTTKEPSATAPAGAGGVAPGSGNNAGGPSLLVPLPVNPPSSPTPSFSEAKAAGSLLNGPPQFSAAPEIKAPEPLSSLKSMAERAAISSGIEDPVPTLHLTERDILLSSSAAPPASAQPPLQLSEVSIPLSLGVCPLGPVPLTKEQLYQQAMEEAAWHHMPHPSDSERIRQYLPRNPCPTPPYHHQMPPPHSDTVEFYQRLSTETLFFIFYYLEGTKAQYLAAKALKKQSWRFHTKYMMWFQRHEEPKTITDEFEQGTYIYFDYEKWGQRKKEGFTFEYRYLEDRDLQ is encoded by the exons ATGGCGGACAAGCGCAAACTCCAAG GTGAGATTGACCGCTGCCTCAAGAAGGTGTCTGAGGGCGTGGAGCAATTTGAAGATATTTGGCAGAAG CTCCACAATGCAGCCAACGCGAACCAGAAAGAAAAGTATGAGGCTGATCTAAAGAAGGAGATTAAGAAGCTTCAA CGGCTGAGGGACCAGATCAAGACATGGGTAGCGTCCAACGAGATCAAGGACAAGAGGCAGCTCATAGACAACCGCAAGCTCATTGAGACG CAAATGGAACGGTTCAAAGTCGTGGAGCGAGAGACCAAGACCAAGGCCTACAGCAAGGAGGGCCTGGGCCTGGCGCAGAAGGTGGACCCTgcccagaaggagaaggaggaggtcgGCCAGTGGCTCACG AACACCATCGACACCCTGAACATGCAGGTGGACCAGTTTGAGAGCGAAGTGGAGTCCCTGTCGGTGCAGACGCGCAAGAAGAAGGGCGACAAGGAT CAGAAGCAGGACCGGATTGAGGGCCTGAAGCGGCACATCGAGAAACACCGCTACCACGTGCGGATGCTGGAGACCATCCTGCGCATGCTGGACAACGACTCCATCCTGGTGGACGCCATCCGCAAGATCAAGGACGACGTCGAGTACTACGTGGACTCCTCCCAGGACCCTGACTTCGAGGAGAACGAGTTCCTCTACGACGACCTGGACCTCGAGGACATTC CACAGGCGCTGGTCGCCACCTCCCCCCCCAGCCACAGCCACATGGAGGACGAGATCTTCAACCAGTCCAGCAGCACGCCCACCTCGACGACCTCcagctcccccatcccacccagccCGGCCAACTGCACCACG GAAAACTCGGAAGACGACAAGAAGAGGGGGCGCTCGACGGACAGTGAAGTCAGCCAG TCTCCAGCCAAAAACGGCTCCAAGCCCGTCCACAGCAGCCAGCACCCTCAGTCCCCGGCTGTGCCGCCCAGCTACCCGCCCGGCCCCCCACCCGCCGCCTCTGCCCTGAGCGCTGCCCCTGGCAGCAACGGCGCCCCGGCTGCAGCCGCCCCCACGAGCGCCCTGGGCGCCAAGGCCAGCCCGGCGCCCAGCCACAGCGCGGGCACCCCCGCCCCCTACGCCCAGGCTGTGGCGCCGCCAGCCCCCAGCGGGCCCAGCAGCGCCCAGCCCCGGCCCCCCAGCGCCCAGCCTGGGGTGGGAGGCGGCGGCGGAGGTGGTGGGGGCAACAGCGGCGGAGGCGGAGGCGCTGGCAAGCAGAACGGCGCCACCA GTTATAGCTCGGTGGTGGCGGACAGCCCGGCGGAGGCGGCGCTCAACAGCACAGGGGGCGGCAGCGCAGGTGGCCAGGCCCTGGGCCCCCCGCCCGGCCCCCACAACCCGCCTCCCAGCACCAC GAAGGAACCCAGCGCCACAGCCCCAGCCGGTGCCGGGGGCGTGGCCCCAGGCTCAGGGAACAACGCGGGGGGACCCAGCCTCCTGGTGCCGCTCCCTGTGAACCCCCCCAGCTCCCCGACACCCAGCTTCAGTGAGGCCAAGGCAGCTGGCAGCCTGCTGAACGGGCCTCCGCAGTTCAGCGCCGCACCCGAGATCAAG GCCCCCGAGCCCCTGAGCTCCCTGAAGTCCATGGCGGAGCGTGCGGCCATCAGCTCTGGCATCGAGGACCCCGTGCCCACGCTGCACCTGACCGAGCGAG ACATCCTCCTGAGCAGCAGCGCGGCGCCCCCGGCCTCGGCCCAGCCCCCCCTGCAGCTGTCGGAGGTGAGCATCCCGCTGTCGCTGGGCGTGTGCCCGCTGGGCCCGGTGCCTCTCACCAAGGAGCAGCTGTACCAGCAGGCCATGGAGGAGGCTGCCTGGCACCACATGCCCCACCCCTCGGACTCGGAACGCATCCG GCAGTACCTGCCCCGGAACCCCTGCCCGACGCCCCCCTACCACCACCAGATGCCACCCCCACACTCAGACACCGTGGAGTTCTATCAGCGCCTGTCCACTGAGACGCTCTTCTTCATCTTCTACTATCTGGAG GGCACGAAGGCGCAGTACCTGGCGGCCAAGGCCCTGAAGAAGCAGTCCTGGCGGTTCCACACCAAGTACATGATGTGGTTCCAGAGGCACGAGGAGCCCAAGACCATCAcggatgagtttgagcag GGCACCTACATCTACTTTGACTACGAGAAGTGGGGCCAGCGGAAGAAGGAAGGCTTCACCTTTGAGTACCGCTACCTGGAGGACCGGGACCTCCAGTGA